GGAAAACTCCCGCCCGACCTCGACCTGATCATTCGGGACGAGAGCGACATCCCGGTGACGCTCAGGTCCGAAATACGGGAGCTGCTGGAGAAGACCGGATGGGCACCTAGATCGCGCGCATCCGATCCTACCTTACTGTCCGAGGGGGGTGAGTGAGGAGTTGACGGGTCTTGCGGATCTGCCCGTGGACGTGAGCCCGAGGCACGAGGGCGAGCGGATACGAAGCGGTGACATGTACGTCGAGTTGGCGGGGCCGAAGGGCTTAGGCGCTGAACTGTTCAAGGTTGTGGACCCGGACGAGATCGAGCCGGACAAGGTGGAAGTAATCGGCCCAGACATCGACGAGATGGAGGAAGGAGAGCGATACCCGTTCGCCATTTACGTGAAAGCCGCCGGTGAGGAGCTCGAGGAGGACGTGGAAGGTGTACTAGAGCGACGTATCCACGAGTTCTGCAACTACGTTGAAGGTTTCATGCACCTGAATCAGCGAGACCAGATTTGGTGTAGGGTCTCGAAGGACGCCGTGGAGAAGGGGTTCCGATTGGAGCACCTCGGCATCGTGCTCCGGGAGCTGTACAAGGAGGAGTTCGGCAACGTCATCGACTCGGTGGAAGTCACGATAATTACGGACGAGGAGAATGTGGAGGAGTTCATAGAGTACGCCAGGGAAATCTATCAGAAGCGCGACGAACGTGCGAAGGGACTCTCGGAGGAGGACGTCGACGAGTTCTACGTGTGCCTGATGTGTCAGTCCTTCGCGCCGACTCACGTGTGTGTAATAACTCCGGACCGACCGAGCCTCTGTGGCTCGATCACCTGGCACGACGCTAAGGCGGCCTACAAGATCGATCCTGAGGGCCCTATATTCCCGATCGAGAAGGGAGAGTGTCTTGACCCCGAAGCCGGCGAGTACGAGGGTGTGAACAAGGCCTTTCAGGAACACTCTCAGGGTGCCGTCGAGCGAGTGTTCTTGCACTCCTGTCTCGAGTACCCGCATACGAGCTGCGGCTGCTTCCAGGCTGTCGTGTTCTACATCCCCGAGGTAGACGGGTTCGGAATCGTTGACCGTGAGTACCCGGGTGAGACCCCGATCGGGCTCCCGTTCTCGACCATGGCGGGTGAGGCCAGCGGCGGTGAGCAGCAGCCGGGTTTCGTTGGCGTAAGCTACGGTTACATGGAGTCTGATAAGTTCCTACAGTACGACGGCGGCTGGGAGCGCGTGGTTTGGATTCCTAAGGCGCTGAAAGAACGCATGAAGCACGCCATCCCCGACGAGCTGTACGACAAGATAGCCACCGAGGAGGACGCGACCACTGTGGAGGAGCTCCGGGAGTTCCTCGAGAAAGTCGAACACCCGGTCGTCGAGCGCTGGGCCGAAGAGGAAGAAGAGGAGGAGAAGGTTCCGGAGGAGGAAGCACCAGCCGAAGAACCGACGATGGAGGTGGAGGAGCTTCCGATCGCGCCCGGTGGAGGTCTGAACGTGAAAATCGTGCTGAAAAACGCCAAGATTTACGCGGAGAAGGTCATCATCAAGCGCGCCGATCGGGAAGATGAGAGTTGATCCTAGCCTTCACCGGTAAGGGGGGCACGGGGAAGACTCTCCTCGCCGCACTCACAGTACTCGAACTCCTCGACCGACACCCCGACGCCGACCTTCTGGTGGTCGATGCCGATCCGGACGCCAACATGCCCGACGTGCTAGGGGTAGAGGTCGACACCACGCTCGGTGAGATCAGAGAGCACTTCAAGCGTGAGATCGAGGGAGGAGGGCTCCCGCCAGGCTTCGATAAGCAGGCCTACATGGAATACCTTGTGATGAACGCACTTCAGGAGTTCGACGACTACGATTTGCTAGTGATGGGTAGGTCTGAGGGTAAGGGCTGCTACTGCGCAGTGAATCACTGGCTCCGTCGGGTTATGATGGATCTCCTTCCCAACTACGATTACGTGATAGTGGATTGCGAGGCAGGGCTCGAACACATCAGTCGTGGTATCATCGAGGGCGTCGACACGGTATTGACAGTCGTAGATCACTCCTACAAGGCGCTTCGGACTGCGGTCAGGATATCCAAGCTAATCGACGAACTCGAATCCGACGTCGGTGAGATGTGGGTCGTGGCGAACCGCGTGACTGAGGATGAATACGCGGTCATACGCGAGAAGGGCGAGGAGCTCGGTCTTAAGTTCGCGGGATTCGTGAGACCCGACGACGAGGTAGTTCGACTCGAGCTTCATGGTATCCCTTTGACCGAACTCCCACCTGACGCTAAGGTCCGCCGTGATATGCGCGCCGTACTTACGCGGGCGGGGGTGCTCTGATCCGATGGCCGATGATAAAGATGTGAAGAACCTGCTGGAGCACCTCGTGAAGAACCTGTTACCGGAAGATGTTGAGGAGATCGAGCTGCGGAACGTGACGATCGGGTTAGATGAGCTGGAGCTGGACCTCAAAACCGTGGCACAAACTCTTCCGGTTGAAATCTGGAAACGCGTGTTCAAGCCTAAGGTTGAAGAGGAGGAGAGAGAGGTCGAGGTCCCGGAATACGAACCACCGGTTGAGGAGTACGAAGGCTGTGTGGCCGAGGTGCAGATCGGAGCGACGCGGTCCGACGGCGGTTCTCGGGATCGGGTCGTCGTCTTAGGTGGTGAGCGCGCCTACTTCCCGTTCGAAGAATCACGACCGAACCCTCCCGTGGTCACGTTCGACGTGTTCGACACCCCGGATGTGGGTATTCCCGGACCTATTCGGGAGGAGCTTGGCGACGTTATCGAGGACCCAGTGGACTGGGCGAGAACCGTCGTCAAGCGCTACGGTGTCGATATAGTCACCGTCCATCTGGTCAGCACGTCCCCCAAGCTTCATGATGCTCCCGTCGAGGAAGCTATGAAGACGCTGGAGGATATTCTTGACGCCGTAAAGGTCCCGATCATCGTGGGCGGATCCGGGGACCCGGAGAAGGACGTGGAGGTATTCGTGAGGGCGGCCGAAGTCTGTGAGGGAGAGCGGGTGATGATGTCCTCGATCAACGAGGACATGAACTTCGAGCGGGTGGTCGAGGCGGCCAAAAAACATGGTCATGTGGTGTTAACATTCGCCCCGGTCGATGTGAACCTCATGAAATCTCTGAACAAGAAAGTACTGAACAGAGGTCTCTCGAAGGAAGACATCGTCATGGACCCGACGACCTGCGCCCTGGGTTACGGTATCGAGTACACGATCGACGTTATGACCAGAATCAGGCTCGCCGCGCTGAAGGGTGATGAACACCTGCAGATGCCGATCTCCAGCGGTTCCACCAACGCGTGGGCCGCACGGGAGGCTTGGATGAAGGACGAATCTTGGGGATCGCGTGAGTACCGCGGACCGCTGTGGGAGGCGGTAACGGCGACTACGGTGGCACTCTGCGGTGCCGACCTGTTGATGATGTTCCACCCGTGGGCTGTGCAAGTGGTTATGGAAGCTATGGAGTACATGGCCGAAGGACGCGTCACCGGAGACGCGTACGTGACCGATGTGATCGCCTGAGGGGGAGACGCTCGTGGCCCAGCTCAGCGCGATGGACGTGTACAACCTGCTACCCAAGGCCAACTGCGGGGCGTGCGGCTGCAAGACTTGCATGGAATTCGCTACGAAGCTCGTCAACCGGGAGGCGAAGCCTGAGGATTGTCCGAAGCTCGACGATGAGAGTCTAGAGAAGCTTCAGGAGCTGCTAGCGCCGCCGATCAAGGAGCTGA
Above is a window of Methanopyrus sp. SNP6 DNA encoding:
- a CDS encoding AAA family ATPase, producing MILAFTGKGGTGKTLLAALTVLELLDRHPDADLLVVDADPDANMPDVLGVEVDTTLGEIREHFKREIEGGGLPPGFDKQAYMEYLVMNALQEFDDYDLLVMGRSEGKGCYCAVNHWLRRVMMDLLPNYDYVIVDCEAGLEHISRGIIEGVDTVLTVVDHSYKALRTAVRISKLIDELESDVGEMWVVANRVTEDEYAVIREKGEELGLKFAGFVRPDDEVVRLELHGIPLTELPPDAKVRRDMRAVLTRAGVL
- the cdhC gene encoding CO dehydrogenase/CO-methylating acetyl-CoA synthase complex subunit beta codes for the protein MYVELAGPKGLGAELFKVVDPDEIEPDKVEVIGPDIDEMEEGERYPFAIYVKAAGEELEEDVEGVLERRIHEFCNYVEGFMHLNQRDQIWCRVSKDAVEKGFRLEHLGIVLRELYKEEFGNVIDSVEVTIITDEENVEEFIEYAREIYQKRDERAKGLSEEDVDEFYVCLMCQSFAPTHVCVITPDRPSLCGSITWHDAKAAYKIDPEGPIFPIEKGECLDPEAGEYEGVNKAFQEHSQGAVERVFLHSCLEYPHTSCGCFQAVVFYIPEVDGFGIVDREYPGETPIGLPFSTMAGEASGGEQQPGFVGVSYGYMESDKFLQYDGGWERVVWIPKALKERMKHAIPDELYDKIATEEDATTVEELREFLEKVEHPVVERWAEEEEEEEKVPEEEAPAEEPTMEVEELPIAPGGGLNVKIVLKNAKIYAEKVIIKRADREDES
- the cdhD gene encoding CO dehydrogenase/acetyl-CoA synthase subunit delta — translated: MADDKDVKNLLEHLVKNLLPEDVEEIELRNVTIGLDELELDLKTVAQTLPVEIWKRVFKPKVEEEEREVEVPEYEPPVEEYEGCVAEVQIGATRSDGGSRDRVVVLGGERAYFPFEESRPNPPVVTFDVFDTPDVGIPGPIREELGDVIEDPVDWARTVVKRYGVDIVTVHLVSTSPKLHDAPVEEAMKTLEDILDAVKVPIIVGGSGDPEKDVEVFVRAAEVCEGERVMMSSINEDMNFERVVEAAKKHGHVVLTFAPVDVNLMKSLNKKVLNRGLSKEDIVMDPTTCALGYGIEYTIDVMTRIRLAALKGDEHLQMPISSGSTNAWAAREAWMKDESWGSREYRGPLWEAVTATTVALCGADLLMMFHPWAVQVVMEAMEYMAEGRVTGDAYVTDVIA